A stretch of DNA from Spirosoma endbachense:
ATGTTCCAGCCATGCCTTCTGAACAGGGTGGTCGCCTTTGGCCGACAACCCCTCAATGGTGGTGATGGCCTCTTTTCCAACGGCCGAAACTGGCAACTGGCAAGATCGAACCGCCGTTCCGCTCAAATGGACGGTGCAGGCTCCGCACTGGGCGATACCACAGCCGTATTTGGTGCCGGGCAAGTCCAGATGATCACGTAATACCCAAAGCATGGGCGTCGAAGGATCGACGTTTACCTGCCTGATTTTTCCGTTAATTTTTAGATTATAGGTGGCCACTTTGATAGGGTTTATTCGTTATAGTAAGCGTTTGACTGGCAAGGCAATACGGGTGTAAATTAAACGAAAATAGTGTTCTGTTCGGCATTTAAGCGGTCATGAATGGGTCCAGGTCTGTCGGTCAGAAACCCACCGCACCGCTGGCTGAAAAAGGCTTTGATTTCGCCCAGAACGGAAAGCGCTATCTCATCGGGGGTTTCGGCGCCAAGATCCAGACCAATGGGTGAATGAACCCGTTTCAGGGCCGTTGGGGCAAACGACCGCCCCGTTCGCTCCCACTGGTTCTTCATCTTTTCATACCGTTTACGCGGACCCAGCATACCGATATAGGGCACATCCGTTTTCAGTAGCCTGGTCAACACAGCAAGGTCGTAGTTGTAGTTGTGCGACATCAGCACGGCGGCTGTCCGATCCGTGAAGGCAATTTTGTCGGTCACGGCATCGGCATCGGCGTAGAGCAAACAGGTCGCTTCCGGAAAGCGTTTGGGAGCTAAGTGAGCAATGCAGTCTTCGGTTACCGTGACCCGCCAGCCGATTTCGGTGGCCAGCCGGGTAAGCGGAATCGTATCGTAGCCTGCACCGAAAATCACCAGCTCGATACCGGGATCCAGACGCTCGATAAAGACCTCAGCGAAACCACTGGCTACCGGAATAATGGATGTCAGGGGTTTGCCGACCTGCATGACCAGTTTCATATCCTGTTGAAGCCAGGTTGGAATCGCATTTGTTTGTTTCTCGGTGAGCACAAAGCGGCTCCCCTCCCGTAAGCCCGTACCCGGTGTTCTCCGGCAAATCGTTGCGATGACGCGACGGTCGCGATGCTGATTGAATTCGCTTAACAAAGCAATGGGATTGGTTGGATCAGCGGGATCGATCGGCTCCATAAACACGTCGATGATGCCGTTGCAACCCAGTCCTACGCCCAGACTGTTGGCGTCGTCGTCCATCGTATCGTAGCGCACAACCATTGGTTTTCCATCGAGCATGACCTGTCGGGCTTTGCGCAGGGCGTCACCTTCCAGACAACCGCCACTGATGGCCCCTTCCCAGCGGCCATCGTCAGTGACCAGCATTCGGGCACCAGGCCGTCGGTAGGCTGACCCTTCTACGTACACGACCGTTGCCAGCGCCACCTTACGCTGTAAATGGTCAATTTGCTCATAAACAGTCAGTATGCGGTTGATTTCTTTCATGTCTTGCGCACTCGATGGAATGGTAGCCAGAAACTCACTAGAACGGACTCGAGCAGTCAATCATCCACTTGTTTAAACAGGGTGGTATTCTGACAAAGGTCTCTATTAAACTAATAATGGCTGGTATACAGATTACGGATGTTACTACCATTTTTACAGATTTTGTAGGGGTGACTATTGCCACCGTTCTGTAAAGCCTACGTGGCTGTTGCACAACTCCATAAGGATATAGGGCAGACCTGCCCTGGCAAGTACTGGCGTCTAGCGCTTCTGTTTTTGAAATACTAGTCTTGTCCAAGACACATTTTCTTTGTTTGCCATCAAACTTGGCTGATTTTCAATGCATACTAATGTTGTTAGGTTAAGATGTTTAGCATCCTGTATGGCTAGTTTACTACTTGTGGGAAAAACGTGGCACCCTACACCCGGTGGACCATGCCGAAGGGAAAGAGCGAAAATGCCTTTTGTCCTTAACAAGGAGGCAATTCTTTCCATGGCCATCGTCTGCTCTGCTTCATCAAGGTGATGCCACACAGCTGATGCTAGAATAAAGTCAAATTGCATAGCTGGATGGCCAAGTATGCTTAGTTTCGGTAAGCAATCATCAATCCATTTAACAGCTGGCGAATGGTATAATTTCTCTCCAGCAATTCGAAATTCTTCAGTAGGCTCAACAGCGATAACCGAATGCCCCCTTTTTGAAAATTCAAAGGCATCCCGGCCAATTCCTGCTCCCAGATCCAAGATGTAACCTGGAACTTCAGGAATAAACGGTAGAAAATCTTGATGCAATTCCGTAAAACCAATGGTTATTGTGGCTTCAATAAATTTTTGAGCGACATCATCATACCCTTTTATCCCCAATACAGAATTCATTTTTATTTGTTCTACATTACTATCGCGAGCGTGGCTGTACTATTATTTCAGTCATGACATAACACCCCAAAAGGTAGAGTTTTTGTATCGTCAGCTATGCAAGACAGAAAGTACGACCACGAAAAACTCGTCACTTGTTTTCAACTTTCCAGCCGCATGCCGAAAGATAACGGCTTCAGCGGCCTGGTTCTATCGGCGGCTCAAGGAAACACTCGACCTGACTTTCCTCTATGAGCACACCAAAGATCTCAATGGTTCAACCGAAAAGAAGACTCCCGGTACAGATTATCCGATGGGAACGCCCCTCGCGATGGATATTTCGTTCAAATTTAACAACGAAATTCCCCCTCGTGACGGATCTGAACCCAATGAAAGTTTCTTCGGTGGCAATCGGCCGGAACAGTTCGAGGCTTCGCGTCACTTTGCCGAGCTATGGACAACCTTCGCCCGAACGGATAAACCAGCCGCTAAAGTCGTACCTCAGAGGCCGGTTTACAACCTCAAGCCTCGGCCCACGATGCGCATTGGTGTCAACTGCGAGGTGATTGACAATCGGTTTGGTGATGAACTCGCCCTATGGCGGTCCCGTGGGGAATTGAAGTCGAAATTAGCAGAAGGCTTTTCGTTGAGAGCCGTGCCACGGTTTAAAACCGTGGCACGGCTCTCAACGAAAAGCCTGATTTTACAATTCTTCGACACTACCTGGCCGAAAGCTAGTTCAGCAGAAGGCTCTATTTCCAGATCGATTTGGCCGTATATAGCTTAAGATCCTTAACCTCAATCCGATTACCCCAAAACTGAAGGGCTTCTTTAGCCGTCGAAACCGGTTTTCTTTCGATCGAGTACGAATAGGCCCCGCCATCGATGAACACCTCTATGGAGGTTCGGTCAACATAGAGGTCGGCAGTCAGTTCCATGCTGGTCATCGTTTCAGACGAATAGAAAACTCCATTGACCAGATTGGCATTCAGATCGTAGTCCAGCACCCGCTGGCCGAAAAGAGAAAGGCCCGCACTGGTTGCATGCGACAGTTTAATGGTTGTCTTTACTCTAAATCGGTCCAACGGCTGAAACGATTTCAGCTTCTCATTCGCTTCGGCGGCACTCAGTGACGACCATTCATGAACCGGTTCAAACAGCTGCTCGGTTTCCCGAACCGGTACACTACTCAATCGCAGGCCATTTTTGCTCGTACGAAGCTTCAGTTCGGTTGGCAGCAGCATCATGTTGTTAAAGGGCATTCCGGGTTGTTGAACGCGGCCCCAGCCAATTTGAATGCGTCGGGGATCGTTTTCCGGCATATTGGCAAAGGTCTGGGCCGCATAGATGGTGCCGGTCGTATACGAGTGTTTACCGGATTCGGGAGTAAAGGTTTTCCCATCGAAAGAGCCGATCATATACGTGGTTGAAGCGCCATACATGACCCATTTTGTCTTGCTTTTATCGCCATCGATGGGCAACTCGAATAAATCAGGGCATTCCCAGAAACCCGTCACATGGCTTTCATACGTCCATTCCCTGAGGTTTTTTGACGTATAGATCGAATGACCATCCCGCTCATTTAGCACCATCACCCAGTGATTGCCGGGTTTATACCAAAACACGCGCGGGTCGCGGGTATCTTTGCTGTTCCATTTGGCTTTCGAATCGATCAGCGGGTTTTTGGCATATTTTGTCCACGTGCGGCCTTTATCCAAACTATAGGCCATGCACTGAATTTGTTTTTCTGGATTATCGACGGTAAAAAAAGCGACCATTGCCGGTATCGTACCCTGATTAAAGCCAGCCGTATTGGCATAATCGATCACGGTTGACCCCGAAAACATCGTTCCCAGGCTATCGGGTACCAGGGCGGTTGGCAATTCTTTCCAATGGATCATATCCGTACTGGCGGCATGCCCCCAGGACATGTTCCCCCACTCCCGTTCGTATGGATTGTGCTGGTAAAACAGATGATACTCCCCCTCGTAGAAGATCATGCCGTTCGGATCGTTGATCCAGCCCCGGCGGGTGGAAAAGTGGTATTGCGGACGATTCTTTTCCTGATAGAGCGAATCCTGACCGGCAATTTGATCGTCCTGATAAATTTTACTCAATCCTTCTGGCATGGCCCTGTAGCTGATGGTAATGGTTTTCCCTTGTAGAGCAGCCATGTCACAAAACACCCAGTAATCAGGTTTGCTGCCAGCCAGCCTTATTTTGAAGGAGCGTTCCAGTTTCTCACCTACCTTAAATTGCATGGTTTCCCTGCTTTGCGTTTGAGAAACGGGCAGATTCAGGTATCGTTTGGTGATCTTGATGGATCGCTCTTGCGCCTGAAGTGAACCACTACCACACAGGAGTAACACGTATAGCGTTACGTATTTTAAAGCTGATTTCATCCGAGTAGAGTCAATACAGGCTGAAGTATGGATTGAGGCATTTATACTTTTAGAGGCAGGCCGTCCTGCTAATTCGTTCGGCACTTACGCACCCGTCACTGCCCTGGTCCATTCGTAGTACAATCGTCTCCCCCTGAACCGATGAAAAGATTCCTCCTCTCTGGCCTTTTGATGGCGTTTTCCTTTCAGGGAACCGCCCAGCAACAACCCGCCAATCGACCAACGTTGGTGGCCGGAATTCCCGTCAATTATCAGGAAGACTCGGTGGGCTCCTACATACTCCCTGATTTACTGACGTGTGCCGACGGTCAGCCAGTAACCAATGCCAAAATCTGGACACAAAAACGGCGACCCGAACTGCTTAAACTCGTTGAAGAAATTCAGTTTGGGAAAATGCCCCCTCGCCCAACGGAAATGAGCTTTCGGGTCTTTGATCAGGCAACACCTGCTTTTCAGGGTAAGGCAATTCGGAAACAGGTGACGGTGTATTTTACCCGCGATACATCCGACTATAAGATGAATCTGGTCATCTATCTGCCAAAGGCCGTCAAACAACCCGCTCCATTATTGATGACTATTTCTTTCTCAGCTTACAACCAGATCATTGACGATCCGGGGTTACTGGTTGGTTCGATCTGGAACCGGGAAGGCAAAAAAATAAAGGCCGACAAACCCGGCAACTTTGGCAAAATGAATGTTGACCAATTTTTAGAGGCTGGTATTGGCTTTGCCACAGTCTATTACGGGGATATTGAGCCGGATTTTAAGGAAGGAATTCGCTATGGTATTCGGGGAAAGTATTTAAAGCCTGATCAAGCCGAACCTGCCCCAACCGAATGGGGAGCCATTTCGGCCTGGGCCTGGGGACTTAGTCGGGCTATGGATTACTTCGAAACCGATAAGCAGATTGATTCGAAACGGATTGCTCTCCAGGGCGCTTCCCGTTTAGGTAAAGCGGTCCTTTGGACAGGCATCCATGATACCCGGTTCAAGCTGGTCATTGCCAGTATTTCCGGCGAAGGGGGAGCGGCCTTAAGTCGGCGTAATTTTGGGGAAACGATCAATCATATTACCGATTCCACCCGGTACCAATATCAGTTTGCCGCCAACTATCATACATATGGAAACAAGGTAAATAGTTTACCGATCGATGGCCACACCTTAGTGGCTTTGATGGCCCCCCGACCTTTACTTCTCCAGACGGGCAGCACGGATTACTGGTCAGATCCAAGAGGTGAGTTTTTGTCGGCGGTGGCAGCGGCCCCTGTCTACAAGCTATTCGGAGAAAGCGGTCCGCAACCCACCGACACACCCTCGGCCAACGATCCGTCTTTGCTACTGAATCCCCTGGGTTACTTTATGCACGAGGGTGGTCATACGGTTCTGCCCACCGATTGGCCCAATCTCATTTCCTACATGAAAAAATACCTTTGACCTGGGAAGAAGTTTCAGGGTGTTTGCCCAATGATTGAGTGGGTCAGCTGGCAAAACAGGTCGAACTCAACCATACCCCTCATATTCTGGCACCGGTCAGTTAAACCGCGTGTTCAGCTAAAAAATCGGTTTCACAGTTTCACCCTGCATCCTTATTTCCCGATATACCCAGACGGTAATCGGTTGTCCGTAAACTCAAAAATCAGCAGCAAAATAACTGTCTATCAATAAGTTTATGCATAAATTTTTTTAGCCTGGCCTTCCAGCCACCTGTTATGGATAAACTTTATCGATTCCTGATCTGTCTGTTTATAGCAGCCTATAGCCTGCCTGCTAGTCTAGTCTATGCTCAATTTTCACCAACGCCTACCACCGTTTATATCTCGAAGCTTAAAGAGATCAATCCAACGGGAAGCGGTGTGCCCAGCCGCTTCATTGAATTCGGAGGAAAGGTCTATTTTTCAGCCAATGACGGTATAAACGGTAACGAACTCTGGGTAACCGATGGTACGGAAGCCGGTACGGTTCTGTTCAAGAACATTAACCAAGGCGGGGACTCCAGTCCGAATAAGTTTACGATCATGAATGGAGTCCTGTACTTCTCGGCCGATGATGGAGTCAATGGCGATGAGTTATGGAAGACTGACGGTACCCCCGGTGGTACCCAACTGGTTCGCAACATCAATCCGGCGGGTGCCCATGCCTATCCATCTTACCTGGTAGCGAATGGCTCGATGCTTTTCTTTTTCGCCAATAACGGAACCAACGGTCGGGAATTATGGAAAACCGATGGGACTGCCAACGGCACGCGAATGGTCAAAGAGATCAACCCAACGGGTCAGGTGGGCGATTTCCCTTCGCCCGTTCTGTTAAACGGCAAATTATATTTTGCCGCCAAGGAAGCAGAGGGTAATATTGAATTTTGGGTTTCAGACGGCACCGAGGTCGGTACAAAACGGGTCAAAGAGATTAACCCAACAGGCAGTGCTTTCGCGGGTTTCCCGGCTGAAATTCAGGTATGCAATGGCCTGGTCTACTTTGTCGCCGACGATGGTGTCCATGGTCAGGAGCTCTGGAAGTCGGATGGAAGCAGCGCCGGTACAACCCTGGTAAAAGATATATGGACCAGTGGGGAGCCTAATCCAGATTCGCCGAAGTTCCTAACGACGGTGGGCACTACCCTCTTTTTCACTGCCAGAAACTCATTCTACGGAACTGAAATCTGGAAGTCAGATGGAACCAGCACGGGTACGGTGCAGGTGCGGAACATCAATCCAAATGGAAGTTCGAGTCCGTATGGTTTGGTATCGTTTCAAAATCAACTTTTCTTCGGTGCTTTCGATAGCGATGCGATAGCCCTTTGGAAATCCGATGGGACATCTACCGGCACGCAGAAAGTAAGCACCGTAGAACCGGTATTTATTACGGTTGCTGGCAACTATTTGTACTTTGACCATAGCGGTCCCTGGCGGTCGGACGGCACAAGCGAAGGAACCAGGCAATTAGGCCCCCTGGCCAATCTGGGTTACGACTCCAATCAATTTATCAAGTTGGGCACTAAAGTTCTTTTTTCGGCGAAGAATACGAACTCAGGCGGCTCTGACTACGAATTATATAAAATTTCACCCTGTACCGCCTGCCCAATCGGTAGCCGGGAGGGTATAAGTGAGGAGTCTCCTACAGAGTTGACGTTGACGCTATTGCACAACCCGACACCAGATGCAGTTCGAGTAGAAGTGAGCGGGGCAAATGGCCAACCGCTTTCGCTGCAATTGGTTACTTTGTTAGGTCAGCCTATTGATTCAAAAAGCATTGAAAACGCCCAGGCGCTCGAACGGCATCAGTTTGATATACGAAGCCTACCGAATGGTATTTTACTGTTGCGGGCCATCAGCAGAGATCGTTCCCAGACCATACGGGTCAGCAAGACTGACTGAAACCAGGCCTGCCTTTTCGTTAAACTACGGTTTAGTGGTATTGATACGTTGAGCGAGAGGACATTTATCTTTCTTATTTGGCTTTTCGAAAGCCAGTACTATTTTTAACTAAAAAAAACGGGTACACCAGAACAAGATCGGGTAAAATAAACTCCCTTCCGGGCATTGTGTAAGTGTTTCTCAAAAAGAGGGTGTTATGAGATAAAGTCAACAACCGTTTACTGGCTATCTGCCACTTTCGTACTTTGGTAGGTAAAGTACGAAAGTAAACTATTTTGGAACTGCAAAATCGTCTTTAGACGCGGGTCCGCATCTAAGTCAAAAACCTGTATTTACCCGGTAAGGTGAATGTAATGCCACTTATATAATAAGGGTATAGGGATGTTAGTAGAAATCCATAAAGCACAATTGGCAGATCTTGAGCAACTTCAACAAATTTGTGTTGACGCATATAGTCAAAATTTTGCCCATCATTGGCATAAGGGCGGGCTGGATTGGTACCTTGACCAGCAATTTAGTCCTGGTCAGCTAAGACAAGCCATTGAAAGCGCCGAGACAGATTATTATCTCATTTTTAAAGATAAGCTACCCGTTGGTTTTTGTAAGCTGGGATACAGCAAGCTGACTGAACCGCATGAACTTTGGTTAGAATTGGAAAAAATTTATATGCTGCCCACCGAAAAAGGAAGCGGCATTGGTAAAACCGTTTTGGACATGGTCATCCAAATAGCTGAAGAAATGGGCAAAAAAGAATTGCTACTATACGTGATTGATACGAATCAGGCGGCTATTCGCTTTTATGAGCGAAATGGTTTTTCGTTACTTAAAAAAACGCGTATGGACTTACCTTACTTTAAAGAAGAATTGAAAGGAGCCTGGCAGATGATGAAGCGGTTATAACGTTTAATTGATAGAAGCGAATTTAGTCTTGTTAGGGCTGTGTTGATATCCCATCATGATGGCGTTTCGTACTTTTCTTCTTTAAGTACGAAACGTGCTTATCTATTTCTGGATCAGGACAGGAAAATCCAGGATTCCAATGGAATTATTTTCGTACTTCATCGAATAGCACGAAAAATGGAGGTCCAAGAAACACCCGTTTAAGCAGCAAATACATGAGATTTCTTTCGTATCGAGTAGGAGGAATGATGAGATCGGGCAATTAATGGCAGCAAACAGTCAGTAAGCAAAAACTGTCAAGGCAAGTCGGGACCAACACACAATAAACTGATCAATTATTACCCAAAAATGAAATCAATTCTTATTTATTCGATCCTTTTATTCGCTGCACTACAGGCATCAGCACAGGCAAAGCGAGAGATTTTTTTTGCAGATGTAACCATATATGTTGAGGGGAGCAAATATTACCTTACCGGGTCAAAAGGCGGGGGCGGTGGTCCGCAGGGATTTGCCTTTTTAGAATCAAAGGACCTGAAAACATGGGCAGTGCCTGCTAAATCAAACGATTCGCTGGGGATGATCCTTACCAAGGGCGACCACACATTCGGCACCAAGGGCTTCTGGGCACCACAAATTGTCAAAGATAAGGGCACCTATTATATTACCTATACGGCCGATGAACAAACCGTATTGGCTGAGTCAAAATCGTTATTGGGTCCATACCGGCAAAAAGAAGTTGGACCAATTGATGGGTCTGAGAAAAATATCGATTCCTATATTTTCAAGGATACCGATGGTACATATTACCTCTACTGTGTCCGTTTTAATAAAGGCAATTATCTGCATGTCGCCGAGTTTGACATGAAAAGCGGAAAGATAAAACCCGAAACACTGAAACGATGTTTTGACCAGACAGAGCCTTGGGAGGCAACGCCTAATTATAAATCAGCACCCATTATGGAAGGCCCTACCGTTATAAAATTAAAAAATAAATATTACCTGTTTTATTCGGCCAACCATTTCCAGAACATCGATTATGCTATTGGCTATGCCGTAGCCGATTCGCCATACGGGCCTTGGGAAAAATATAAAAATAACCCTATCGTTCACCGTTCTATCGTTGGTGAGAACGGGTCAGGACATGGTGACCTGTTTGAAGGGGTAGACAAACAATTGTATTACGTCTACCACATTCACAACTCATCAGACAAAGTAAGCCCACGCAGGACACGCATCGTGCCGGTAGTAAAACAATGGGATGAAAAAGCCGGTGTTTACACCTTTAGTGTAAAAGGGAACGAGGTAATTGTACCGGTAATGGCCGAACAATAAGGCGTGTTGTGAATGACACGGAAGTTACCTATAAGTAATTCAAAACCAGTCAATTACATTTTACCTGTTGTCTCATTATTTATCGGGGTCAGTAGCCAGGGATTTCCCATTGGCGACCTGTTCGCTCATTCATTTCATGTTCTTCAGAGCTATCCCGTGCCGATTACCTTGATTAAATGTCTTTCAATTTCAACTCAGTAGTCAGGATGACTTCCCTGTTTTCGAGCAGCGGAACGATTTCCTGGATTACAATCTTCTGAAAATACGGCGAATTGCGATGCTCGGCGAGTGCGACTTCATTGGTATAGCCTTCAAGCAGTACGATCACATTAGGATCGGTAGTGCTCTGATAAACATTATAAAAAAGGTTTCCATTTTCTTCCCTGCTCTGGGGAGACAAATTTGCAAGCAGGGCAAGTACGGTTTCAAGCTTACCTTCTTTAACCTGCCATTTGGCAAAAGTAGTAATCGCATTAGAACTCATTTTTTTATTGTTTGACGTTGACGATATAGCTGCTTGTCAGAAAAAATACGTCGGCTATTTAGGCCATACCTTCCCTTACGATGGGAGAAGGTATGGCACTTCTTTTTCAGGCTTCCAATATGGCGATCACCTTTTCGGCTACGCCCTGAGCGGAAGCCGGATTTTGTCCGGTAACTAATCGTCCGTCGGTAATGCTGTAAGCCTGCCATGGGTCGATGGCACTATAATTGGCCCCGCGCTCCTTTAATAGGTCTTCCAGCTCAAACGAGACATCTTCCTTGGCATAGTTCTCTTCCTCGACAGCGCTGAAACCTGTTACATTTTTGCCCTTGACCAAATACGAACCATCTTTCAGCTTGACATTGCCCAGGGACACGGGTCCATGGCATACCGCACTCACCACTTTGCCACTATCATAAAAAGTTGACAGGATTTTCTGTACTGGCGGATTGTCCGTCATATCAACGACCGGTCCCAACCCGCCCGGAACGAACACGGCATCATAGCCGCCAATCGACAAATTGTCTATGCTCTTGGTATTTTTCATTTTGACAAGTCCCTCATCATTCAGAAATGCCTGATTGACCGGATCGTCTAATTCTACTAAATCTATTGGTGCCTCTCCTCCCTTGACACTGTAAATGTCGATGTCATACCCTTGCTTTTTAAAAGCTTCATAGGGGTGAGCCAATTCGGTGAGCAAACTTCCGGTTTTACGATTTTTGGGACCAA
This window harbors:
- a CDS encoding (2Fe-2S)-binding protein; translation: MATYNLKINGKIRQVNVDPSTPMLWVLRDHLDLPGTKYGCGIAQCGACTVHLSGTAVRSCQLPVSAVGKEAITTIEGLSAKGDHPVQKAWLEHDVAQCGYCQAGQIMSAASLLKSNPNPGDADIDAAMSGNICRCGTYLRIKEAIKSAAKK
- a CDS encoding XdhC family protein, with the protein product MTARVRSSEFLATIPSSAQDMKEINRILTVYEQIDHLQRKVALATVVYVEGSAYRRPGARMLVTDDGRWEGAISGGCLEGDALRKARQVMLDGKPMVVRYDTMDDDANSLGVGLGCNGIIDVFMEPIDPADPTNPIALLSEFNQHRDRRVIATICRRTPGTGLREGSRFVLTEKQTNAIPTWLQQDMKLVMQVGKPLTSIIPVASGFAEVFIERLDPGIELVIFGAGYDTIPLTRLATEIGWRVTVTEDCIAHLAPKRFPEATCLLYADADAVTDKIAFTDRTAAVLMSHNYNYDLAVLTRLLKTDVPYIGMLGPRKRYEKMKNQWERTGRSFAPTALKRVHSPIGLDLGAETPDEIALSVLGEIKAFFSQRCGGFLTDRPGPIHDRLNAEQNTIFV
- a CDS encoding class I SAM-dependent methyltransferase, which gives rise to MNSVLGIKGYDDVAQKFIEATITIGFTELHQDFLPFIPEVPGYILDLGAGIGRDAFEFSKRGHSVIAVEPTEEFRIAGEKLYHSPAVKWIDDCLPKLSILGHPAMQFDFILASAVWHHLDEAEQTMAMERIASLLRTKGIFALSLRHGPPGVGCHVFPTSSKLAIQDAKHLNLTTLVCIENQPSLMANKENVSWTRLVFQKQKR
- a CDS encoding DUF4980 domain-containing protein; this encodes MKSALKYVTLYVLLLCGSGSLQAQERSIKITKRYLNLPVSQTQSRETMQFKVGEKLERSFKIRLAGSKPDYWVFCDMAALQGKTITISYRAMPEGLSKIYQDDQIAGQDSLYQEKNRPQYHFSTRRGWINDPNGMIFYEGEYHLFYQHNPYEREWGNMSWGHAASTDMIHWKELPTALVPDSLGTMFSGSTVIDYANTAGFNQGTIPAMVAFFTVDNPEKQIQCMAYSLDKGRTWTKYAKNPLIDSKAKWNSKDTRDPRVFWYKPGNHWVMVLNERDGHSIYTSKNLREWTYESHVTGFWECPDLFELPIDGDKSKTKWVMYGASTTYMIGSFDGKTFTPESGKHSYTTGTIYAAQTFANMPENDPRRIQIGWGRVQQPGMPFNNMMLLPTELKLRTSKNGLRLSSVPVRETEQLFEPVHEWSSLSAAEANEKLKSFQPLDRFRVKTTIKLSHATSAGLSLFGQRVLDYDLNANLVNGVFYSSETMTSMELTADLYVDRTSIEVFIDGGAYSYSIERKPVSTAKEALQFWGNRIEVKDLKLYTAKSIWK
- a CDS encoding glucuronyl esterase domain-containing protein; the protein is MKRFLLSGLLMAFSFQGTAQQQPANRPTLVAGIPVNYQEDSVGSYILPDLLTCADGQPVTNAKIWTQKRRPELLKLVEEIQFGKMPPRPTEMSFRVFDQATPAFQGKAIRKQVTVYFTRDTSDYKMNLVIYLPKAVKQPAPLLMTISFSAYNQIIDDPGLLVGSIWNREGKKIKADKPGNFGKMNVDQFLEAGIGFATVYYGDIEPDFKEGIRYGIRGKYLKPDQAEPAPTEWGAISAWAWGLSRAMDYFETDKQIDSKRIALQGASRLGKAVLWTGIHDTRFKLVIASISGEGGAALSRRNFGETINHITDSTRYQYQFAANYHTYGNKVNSLPIDGHTLVALMAPRPLLLQTGSTDYWSDPRGEFLSAVAAAPVYKLFGESGPQPTDTPSANDPSLLLNPLGYFMHEGGHTVLPTDWPNLISYMKKYL
- a CDS encoding ELWxxDGT repeat protein — encoded protein: MDKLYRFLICLFIAAYSLPASLVYAQFSPTPTTVYISKLKEINPTGSGVPSRFIEFGGKVYFSANDGINGNELWVTDGTEAGTVLFKNINQGGDSSPNKFTIMNGVLYFSADDGVNGDELWKTDGTPGGTQLVRNINPAGAHAYPSYLVANGSMLFFFANNGTNGRELWKTDGTANGTRMVKEINPTGQVGDFPSPVLLNGKLYFAAKEAEGNIEFWVSDGTEVGTKRVKEINPTGSAFAGFPAEIQVCNGLVYFVADDGVHGQELWKSDGSSAGTTLVKDIWTSGEPNPDSPKFLTTVGTTLFFTARNSFYGTEIWKSDGTSTGTVQVRNINPNGSSSPYGLVSFQNQLFFGAFDSDAIALWKSDGTSTGTQKVSTVEPVFITVAGNYLYFDHSGPWRSDGTSEGTRQLGPLANLGYDSNQFIKLGTKVLFSAKNTNSGGSDYELYKISPCTACPIGSREGISEESPTELTLTLLHNPTPDAVRVEVSGANGQPLSLQLVTLLGQPIDSKSIENAQALERHQFDIRSLPNGILLLRAISRDRSQTIRVSKTD
- a CDS encoding GNAT family N-acetyltransferase, with translation MLVEIHKAQLADLEQLQQICVDAYSQNFAHHWHKGGLDWYLDQQFSPGQLRQAIESAETDYYLIFKDKLPVGFCKLGYSKLTEPHELWLELEKIYMLPTEKGSGIGKTVLDMVIQIAEEMGKKELLLYVIDTNQAAIRFYERNGFSLLKKTRMDLPYFKEELKGAWQMMKRL
- a CDS encoding glycoside hydrolase family 43 protein, translating into MKSILIYSILLFAALQASAQAKREIFFADVTIYVEGSKYYLTGSKGGGGGPQGFAFLESKDLKTWAVPAKSNDSLGMILTKGDHTFGTKGFWAPQIVKDKGTYYITYTADEQTVLAESKSLLGPYRQKEVGPIDGSEKNIDSYIFKDTDGTYYLYCVRFNKGNYLHVAEFDMKSGKIKPETLKRCFDQTEPWEATPNYKSAPIMEGPTVIKLKNKYYLFYSANHFQNIDYAIGYAVADSPYGPWEKYKNNPIVHRSIVGENGSGHGDLFEGVDKQLYYVYHIHNSSDKVSPRRTRIVPVVKQWDEKAGVYTFSVKGNEVIVPVMAEQ
- a CDS encoding putative quinol monooxygenase — protein: MSSNAITTFAKWQVKEGKLETVLALLANLSPQSREENGNLFYNVYQSTTDPNVIVLLEGYTNEVALAEHRNSPYFQKIVIQEIVPLLENREVILTTELKLKDI
- a CDS encoding type 1 glutamine amidotransferase domain-containing protein, giving the protein MKRKILFMVTSAGIIGPKNRKTGSLLTELAHPYEAFKKQGYDIDIYSVKGGEAPIDLVELDDPVNQAFLNDEGLVKMKNTKSIDNLSIGGYDAVFVPGGLGPVVDMTDNPPVQKILSTFYDSGKVVSAVCHGPVSLGNVKLKDGSYLVKGKNVTGFSAVEEENYAKEDVSFELEDLLKERGANYSAIDPWQAYSITDGRLVTGQNPASAQGVAEKVIAILEA